One genomic segment of Parus major isolate Abel chromosome 10, Parus_major1.1, whole genome shotgun sequence includes these proteins:
- the NGRN gene encoding neugrin isoform X4, which yields MAAADGGGGGNMGPGPPPGTPPGEEAAGAAALPDRPAAPTGPEPRRKRSVPSINLSGCKYESVRRAAQHCGLKEAGENEEWTVYWTDSAVTLERLMEMKRFQKINHFPGMIELCRKDLLARNLNRMLRLFPKEYNIFPRTWCLPADYGDFHAYRSIKKTRTFICKPDNSCQGRGIFITHHPEEIKHGERMICQQYISEPFLIDGFKFDMRIYVLVTSCDPLRIFVYKEGLARFATMRYIDHSTKNLGDICMHLTNYAINKHNENFVKDDMVGSKRKLSTLNAWMAEHSYDTSKLWADIDDIVIKTLISAHPVLKHHYQSCFSSHPTGCACFEILGFDILLDRRLKPWLLEVNHSPSFNTDSQLDHEVKDALLCDTLNLINVHACDRKKVLEEDKRRVKERLLQANQIPRESRRREQESSQAAWLAQAETYENEHLGGFRRIYPAPGTEKYEPFFQQSRSIFQETVASKAREEYARQQLEVMRLKNEKLEAAIRKKKAERMQNRSTAPTIHLTHRSTKAWDGKVQRRQYNSMQPQDIVEHEEKRRVNALLQREKLIRHLGITEQLSRLLPTADTQGSCVLQKQLQFPWDLLRDHNTHDLMMLISLLGVPAQPLGHRIMPSPRAQALPRHSPGPDPNDIKTLCIQGRSVPYHARQEGPRAAATQPCAQPKGLQLCDQQLPGIGTQAEGYDVGSLSSSDEGSCPPASPASPGQGDGIFHCAVVPELPITTAAHAQHTHGSHHGRASQCQCVTPRQDLTPCQSLTHSQHEKHRARRRRAAARMERLRRELGGGRRAPDRSLTWQAMEQLRFLRQELPEEWPLERLAQGFGVGTDVVRRVLRSRGCPSPRRRLRQDQRALSAAATAPAPGTGDGREASPGSWHMRLA from the exons ATGGCGGCGGCGgacggcggcggcggggggaACATGGGCCCGGGCCCACCCCCGGGAACCCCTCCGGGCGAGGAGGCGGCTGGCGCCGCGGCCCTCCCGGACCGTCCCGCTGCCCCCACCGGACCCGAGCCACGGAGGAAGCGCAG TGTCCCCTCCATCAACCTGAGCGGCTGCAAGTACGAGAGTG TGCGGCGGGCGGCGCAGCACTGCGGGCTgaaggaagcaggagaaaatgAGGAGTGGACAGTGTACTGGACAGACAGCGCCGTCACTTTGGAGCGCCTCATGGAAATGAAGCGCTTCCAG AAAATCAACCACTTCCCAGGCATGATTGAGCTGTGCCGCAAGGACCTGCTGGCTCGAAACCTGAACCGCATGCTGCGGCTCTTCCCCAAGGAGTACAACATCTTCCCCCGCACGTGGTGCCTGCCAGCCGA CTATGGAGATTTCCATGCCTACAGAtccataaagaaaacaagaacatttaTCTGCAAGCCTGACAACAGCTGCCAGGGAAGAGGGATCTTCATAACCCACCATCCGGAGGAGATCAAGCACGGGGAACGCATGATCTGTCAGCAGTACATCTCTGAG CCCTTCCTCATCGATGGCTTCAAGTTTGACATGCGCATTTATGTGCTGGTCACGTCCTGTGACCCACTGAGGATTTTTGTCTACAAGGAGGGCCTTGCCCGGTTTGCCACCATGAGGTACATCGATCACAGCACGAAAAACCTG GGTGACATCTGCATGCACCTGACCAATTATGCAATCAACAAACACAATGAGAACTTTGTCAAGGATGACATGGTGGGCAGCAAGAG GAAGCTGTCCACTCTGAATGCCTGGATGGCAGAGCACAGCTATGACACATCAAAGCTCTGGGCAGATATTGATGACATTGTTATCAAGACACTGATTTCGGCTCACCCTGTGCTGAAACACCATTAccagagctgcttctccagccaCCCTACTGGCTGCGCCTGCTTTGAAATCCTGGGCTTTGATATTTTGCTGGATAGAAGGCTGAAGCCATGGTTGCTGGAG GTGAACCACTCTCCCAGCTTCAACACGGATTCTCAGCTAGACCATGAGGTGAAGGATGCCCTTCTGTGTGACACCCTCAACCTGATCAATGTGCACGCCTGCGACAGAAAGAAGGTGCTGGAGGAAGACAAGCGGCGGGTAAAGGAACGGCTCCTTCAGGCCAATCAGATTCCCCGTGAGTCCAG gcgcagggagcaggagagcagccaggctgcctggctggcacaggctgAAACCTACGAGAACGAGCACCTGGGGGGGTTCCGACGCATCTacccagctcctgggacagagaAGTATGAGCCAttcttccagcagagcaggtcCATCTTCCAGGAAACAGTAGCATCCAAGGCACGAGAAGAGTATGCCAG gcagcagctggaggtgatgcgcctgaaaaatgaaaagctggaaGCTGCCatcaggaagaagaaagcagaaagaatgcAGAATAGAAGCACAGCTCCTACAATCCACCTCACCCACAGAAGCACTAAGGCATGGGATGGAAAG GTGCAGCGCAGGCAGTACAACTCCATGCAGCCCCAGGACATTGTGGAACATGAAGAGAAGAGGAGAGTGAATGCTCTGCTGCAGCGTGAGAAGCTGATCCGACACCTGGGCATCACCGAGCAGCTTTCCCggctgctccccacagctgaCACCCAGGGATCCTGTGTGCTCCAGAAACAG ctgcagtttcCCTGGGATCTCCTCAGGGACCACAACACCCACGATTTAATGATGCTTATCTCACTCCTGGGAgtcccagctcagcccttgGGACACAGGATCATGCCCAGCCCTAGAGCCCAGGCCCTGCCACGGCACAGCCCAGGCCCAGATCCCAATGACATCAAGACCCTGTGCATTCAAGGCCGGAGTGTCCCGTACCACGCACGGCAGGAGGGCCCCCGGGCAGCAGccacccagccctgtgcccaaCCTAaggggctgcagctgtgtgaccagcagctccctggcattGGAACCCAGGCTGAAGGCT ATGATGTCGGTAGTCTGTCATCCTCCGATGAAGGCAGCTGTCCCCCGGcttccccagccagcccagggcagggtgatGGCATCTTCCACTGTGCTGTGGTCCCGGAGCTTCCCATCACCACTGCCGCTCACGCACAGCACACACATGGCTCACATCATGGCAGAGCCTCACAATGCCAGTGCGTCACACCACGCCAGGACCTCACCCCATGCCAGAGCCTCACGCATTCACAGCATGAAAAGCACAG GGctcggcggcggcgggcggcggcgcggaTGGAGCGGCTGCGGCGGGAGCTGGGCGGGGGCCGCAGAGCCCCCGATCGCTCCCTGACCTGGCAGGCGATGGAGCAGCTGCG GTTCCTGCGGCAGGAGCTGCCCGAGGAGTGGCCTCTGGAGCGCCTGGCCCAGGGCTTTGGCGTCGGCACCGACGTGGTGCGGCGGGTGCTGCGGAGCCGCGGCTGCCCCTCACCGCGCCGCCGGCTGCGGCAGGACCAGCGGGCGCTGAGCGCTGCCGCCAcggcaccggcaccgggcaCCGGGGACGGGCGTGAG GCGTCGCCAGGATCCTGGCACATGAGGCTGGCGTGA
- the NGRN gene encoding neugrin isoform X1, which produces MAAADGGGGGNMGPGPPPGTPPGEEAAGAAALPDRPAAPTGPEPRRKRSVPSINLSGCKYESVRRAAQHCGLKEAGENEEWTVYWTDSAVTLERLMEMKRFQKINHFPGMIELCRKDLLARNLNRMLRLFPKEYNIFPRTWCLPADYGDFHAYRSIKKTRTFICKPDNSCQGRGIFITHHPEEIKHGERMICQQYISEPFLIDGFKFDMRIYVLVTSCDPLRIFVYKEGLARFATMRYIDHSTKNLGDICMHLTNYAINKHNENFVKDDMVGSKRKLSTLNAWMAEHSYDTSKLWADIDDIVIKTLISAHPVLKHHYQSCFSSHPTGCACFEILGFDILLDRRLKPWLLEVNHSPSFNTDSQLDHEVKDALLCDTLNLINVHACDRKKVLEEDKRRVKERLLQANQIPRESRRREQESSQAAWLAQAETYENEHLGGFRRIYPAPGTEKYEPFFQQSRSIFQETVASKAREEYARQQLEVMRLKNEKLEAAIRKKKAERMQNRSTAPTIHLTHRSTKAWDGKVQRRQYNSMQPQDIVEHEEKRRVNALLQREKLIRHLGITEQLSRLLPTADTQGSCVLQKQLQFPWDLLRDHNTHDLMMLISLLGVPAQPLGHRIMPSPRAQALPRHSPGPDPNDIKTLCIQGRSVPYHARQEGPRAAATQPCAQPKGLQLCDQQLPGIGTQAEGYDVGSLSSSDEGSCPPASPASPGQGDGIFHCAVVPELPITTAAHAQHTHGSHHGRASQCQCVTPRQDLTPCQSLTHSQHEKHRARRRRAAARMERLRRELGGGRRAPDRSLTWQAMEQLRFLRQELPEEWPLERLAQGFGVGTDVVRRVLRSRGCPSPRRRLRQDQRALSAAATAPAPGTGDGREVRAPDGTLLYRLPRGWGGPGPGVQ; this is translated from the exons ATGGCGGCGGCGgacggcggcggcggggggaACATGGGCCCGGGCCCACCCCCGGGAACCCCTCCGGGCGAGGAGGCGGCTGGCGCCGCGGCCCTCCCGGACCGTCCCGCTGCCCCCACCGGACCCGAGCCACGGAGGAAGCGCAG TGTCCCCTCCATCAACCTGAGCGGCTGCAAGTACGAGAGTG TGCGGCGGGCGGCGCAGCACTGCGGGCTgaaggaagcaggagaaaatgAGGAGTGGACAGTGTACTGGACAGACAGCGCCGTCACTTTGGAGCGCCTCATGGAAATGAAGCGCTTCCAG AAAATCAACCACTTCCCAGGCATGATTGAGCTGTGCCGCAAGGACCTGCTGGCTCGAAACCTGAACCGCATGCTGCGGCTCTTCCCCAAGGAGTACAACATCTTCCCCCGCACGTGGTGCCTGCCAGCCGA CTATGGAGATTTCCATGCCTACAGAtccataaagaaaacaagaacatttaTCTGCAAGCCTGACAACAGCTGCCAGGGAAGAGGGATCTTCATAACCCACCATCCGGAGGAGATCAAGCACGGGGAACGCATGATCTGTCAGCAGTACATCTCTGAG CCCTTCCTCATCGATGGCTTCAAGTTTGACATGCGCATTTATGTGCTGGTCACGTCCTGTGACCCACTGAGGATTTTTGTCTACAAGGAGGGCCTTGCCCGGTTTGCCACCATGAGGTACATCGATCACAGCACGAAAAACCTG GGTGACATCTGCATGCACCTGACCAATTATGCAATCAACAAACACAATGAGAACTTTGTCAAGGATGACATGGTGGGCAGCAAGAG GAAGCTGTCCACTCTGAATGCCTGGATGGCAGAGCACAGCTATGACACATCAAAGCTCTGGGCAGATATTGATGACATTGTTATCAAGACACTGATTTCGGCTCACCCTGTGCTGAAACACCATTAccagagctgcttctccagccaCCCTACTGGCTGCGCCTGCTTTGAAATCCTGGGCTTTGATATTTTGCTGGATAGAAGGCTGAAGCCATGGTTGCTGGAG GTGAACCACTCTCCCAGCTTCAACACGGATTCTCAGCTAGACCATGAGGTGAAGGATGCCCTTCTGTGTGACACCCTCAACCTGATCAATGTGCACGCCTGCGACAGAAAGAAGGTGCTGGAGGAAGACAAGCGGCGGGTAAAGGAACGGCTCCTTCAGGCCAATCAGATTCCCCGTGAGTCCAG gcgcagggagcaggagagcagccaggctgcctggctggcacaggctgAAACCTACGAGAACGAGCACCTGGGGGGGTTCCGACGCATCTacccagctcctgggacagagaAGTATGAGCCAttcttccagcagagcaggtcCATCTTCCAGGAAACAGTAGCATCCAAGGCACGAGAAGAGTATGCCAG gcagcagctggaggtgatgcgcctgaaaaatgaaaagctggaaGCTGCCatcaggaagaagaaagcagaaagaatgcAGAATAGAAGCACAGCTCCTACAATCCACCTCACCCACAGAAGCACTAAGGCATGGGATGGAAAG GTGCAGCGCAGGCAGTACAACTCCATGCAGCCCCAGGACATTGTGGAACATGAAGAGAAGAGGAGAGTGAATGCTCTGCTGCAGCGTGAGAAGCTGATCCGACACCTGGGCATCACCGAGCAGCTTTCCCggctgctccccacagctgaCACCCAGGGATCCTGTGTGCTCCAGAAACAG ctgcagtttcCCTGGGATCTCCTCAGGGACCACAACACCCACGATTTAATGATGCTTATCTCACTCCTGGGAgtcccagctcagcccttgGGACACAGGATCATGCCCAGCCCTAGAGCCCAGGCCCTGCCACGGCACAGCCCAGGCCCAGATCCCAATGACATCAAGACCCTGTGCATTCAAGGCCGGAGTGTCCCGTACCACGCACGGCAGGAGGGCCCCCGGGCAGCAGccacccagccctgtgcccaaCCTAaggggctgcagctgtgtgaccagcagctccctggcattGGAACCCAGGCTGAAGGCT ATGATGTCGGTAGTCTGTCATCCTCCGATGAAGGCAGCTGTCCCCCGGcttccccagccagcccagggcagggtgatGGCATCTTCCACTGTGCTGTGGTCCCGGAGCTTCCCATCACCACTGCCGCTCACGCACAGCACACACATGGCTCACATCATGGCAGAGCCTCACAATGCCAGTGCGTCACACCACGCCAGGACCTCACCCCATGCCAGAGCCTCACGCATTCACAGCATGAAAAGCACAG GGctcggcggcggcgggcggcggcgcggaTGGAGCGGCTGCGGCGGGAGCTGGGCGGGGGCCGCAGAGCCCCCGATCGCTCCCTGACCTGGCAGGCGATGGAGCAGCTGCG GTTCCTGCGGCAGGAGCTGCCCGAGGAGTGGCCTCTGGAGCGCCTGGCCCAGGGCTTTGGCGTCGGCACCGACGTGGTGCGGCGGGTGCTGCGGAGCCGCGGCTGCCCCTCACCGCGCCGCCGGCTGCGGCAGGACCAGCGGGCGCTGAGCGCTGCCGCCAcggcaccggcaccgggcaCCGGGGACGGGCGTGAGGTGCGCGCCCCCGACGGGACGCTCTTGTACCGGCTGCCGCGGGGCTGGGGCGGGCCGGGGCCCGGCGTGCAATAA
- the NGRN gene encoding neugrin isoform X2 — MAAADGGGGGNMGPGPPPGTPPGEEAAGAAALPDRPAAPTGPEPRRKRSVPSINLSGCKYESVRRAAQHCGLKEAGENEEWTVYWTDSAVTLERLMEMKRFQKINHFPGMIELCRKDLLARNLNRMLRLFPKEYNIFPRTWCLPADYGDFHAYRSIKKTRTFICKPDNSCQGRGIFITHHPEEIKHGERMICQQYISEPFLIDGFKFDMRIYVLVTSCDPLRIFVYKEGLARFATMRYIDHSTKNLGDICMHLTNYAINKHNENFVKDDMVGSKRKLSTLNAWMAEHSYDTSKLWADIDDIVIKTLISAHPVLKHHYQSCFSSHPTGCACFEILGFDILLDRRLKPWLLEVNHSPSFNTDSQLDHEVKDALLCDTLNLINVHACDRKKVLEEDKRRVKERLLQANQIPRESRRREQESSQAAWLAQAETYENEHLGGFRRIYPAPGTEKYEPFFQQSRSIFQETVASKAREEYARQQLEVMRLKNEKLEAAIRKKKAERMQNRSTAPTIHLTHRSTKAWDGKRRQYNSMQPQDIVEHEEKRRVNALLQREKLIRHLGITEQLSRLLPTADTQGSCVLQKQLQFPWDLLRDHNTHDLMMLISLLGVPAQPLGHRIMPSPRAQALPRHSPGPDPNDIKTLCIQGRSVPYHARQEGPRAAATQPCAQPKGLQLCDQQLPGIGTQAEGYDVGSLSSSDEGSCPPASPASPGQGDGIFHCAVVPELPITTAAHAQHTHGSHHGRASQCQCVTPRQDLTPCQSLTHSQHEKHRARRRRAAARMERLRRELGGGRRAPDRSLTWQAMEQLRFLRQELPEEWPLERLAQGFGVGTDVVRRVLRSRGCPSPRRRLRQDQRALSAAATAPAPGTGDGREVRAPDGTLLYRLPRGWGGPGPGVQ, encoded by the exons ATGGCGGCGGCGgacggcggcggcggggggaACATGGGCCCGGGCCCACCCCCGGGAACCCCTCCGGGCGAGGAGGCGGCTGGCGCCGCGGCCCTCCCGGACCGTCCCGCTGCCCCCACCGGACCCGAGCCACGGAGGAAGCGCAG TGTCCCCTCCATCAACCTGAGCGGCTGCAAGTACGAGAGTG TGCGGCGGGCGGCGCAGCACTGCGGGCTgaaggaagcaggagaaaatgAGGAGTGGACAGTGTACTGGACAGACAGCGCCGTCACTTTGGAGCGCCTCATGGAAATGAAGCGCTTCCAG AAAATCAACCACTTCCCAGGCATGATTGAGCTGTGCCGCAAGGACCTGCTGGCTCGAAACCTGAACCGCATGCTGCGGCTCTTCCCCAAGGAGTACAACATCTTCCCCCGCACGTGGTGCCTGCCAGCCGA CTATGGAGATTTCCATGCCTACAGAtccataaagaaaacaagaacatttaTCTGCAAGCCTGACAACAGCTGCCAGGGAAGAGGGATCTTCATAACCCACCATCCGGAGGAGATCAAGCACGGGGAACGCATGATCTGTCAGCAGTACATCTCTGAG CCCTTCCTCATCGATGGCTTCAAGTTTGACATGCGCATTTATGTGCTGGTCACGTCCTGTGACCCACTGAGGATTTTTGTCTACAAGGAGGGCCTTGCCCGGTTTGCCACCATGAGGTACATCGATCACAGCACGAAAAACCTG GGTGACATCTGCATGCACCTGACCAATTATGCAATCAACAAACACAATGAGAACTTTGTCAAGGATGACATGGTGGGCAGCAAGAG GAAGCTGTCCACTCTGAATGCCTGGATGGCAGAGCACAGCTATGACACATCAAAGCTCTGGGCAGATATTGATGACATTGTTATCAAGACACTGATTTCGGCTCACCCTGTGCTGAAACACCATTAccagagctgcttctccagccaCCCTACTGGCTGCGCCTGCTTTGAAATCCTGGGCTTTGATATTTTGCTGGATAGAAGGCTGAAGCCATGGTTGCTGGAG GTGAACCACTCTCCCAGCTTCAACACGGATTCTCAGCTAGACCATGAGGTGAAGGATGCCCTTCTGTGTGACACCCTCAACCTGATCAATGTGCACGCCTGCGACAGAAAGAAGGTGCTGGAGGAAGACAAGCGGCGGGTAAAGGAACGGCTCCTTCAGGCCAATCAGATTCCCCGTGAGTCCAG gcgcagggagcaggagagcagccaggctgcctggctggcacaggctgAAACCTACGAGAACGAGCACCTGGGGGGGTTCCGACGCATCTacccagctcctgggacagagaAGTATGAGCCAttcttccagcagagcaggtcCATCTTCCAGGAAACAGTAGCATCCAAGGCACGAGAAGAGTATGCCAG gcagcagctggaggtgatgcgcctgaaaaatgaaaagctggaaGCTGCCatcaggaagaagaaagcagaaagaatgcAGAATAGAAGCACAGCTCCTACAATCCACCTCACCCACAGAAGCACTAAGGCATGGGATGGAAAG CGCAGGCAGTACAACTCCATGCAGCCCCAGGACATTGTGGAACATGAAGAGAAGAGGAGAGTGAATGCTCTGCTGCAGCGTGAGAAGCTGATCCGACACCTGGGCATCACCGAGCAGCTTTCCCggctgctccccacagctgaCACCCAGGGATCCTGTGTGCTCCAGAAACAG ctgcagtttcCCTGGGATCTCCTCAGGGACCACAACACCCACGATTTAATGATGCTTATCTCACTCCTGGGAgtcccagctcagcccttgGGACACAGGATCATGCCCAGCCCTAGAGCCCAGGCCCTGCCACGGCACAGCCCAGGCCCAGATCCCAATGACATCAAGACCCTGTGCATTCAAGGCCGGAGTGTCCCGTACCACGCACGGCAGGAGGGCCCCCGGGCAGCAGccacccagccctgtgcccaaCCTAaggggctgcagctgtgtgaccagcagctccctggcattGGAACCCAGGCTGAAGGCT ATGATGTCGGTAGTCTGTCATCCTCCGATGAAGGCAGCTGTCCCCCGGcttccccagccagcccagggcagggtgatGGCATCTTCCACTGTGCTGTGGTCCCGGAGCTTCCCATCACCACTGCCGCTCACGCACAGCACACACATGGCTCACATCATGGCAGAGCCTCACAATGCCAGTGCGTCACACCACGCCAGGACCTCACCCCATGCCAGAGCCTCACGCATTCACAGCATGAAAAGCACAG GGctcggcggcggcgggcggcggcgcggaTGGAGCGGCTGCGGCGGGAGCTGGGCGGGGGCCGCAGAGCCCCCGATCGCTCCCTGACCTGGCAGGCGATGGAGCAGCTGCG GTTCCTGCGGCAGGAGCTGCCCGAGGAGTGGCCTCTGGAGCGCCTGGCCCAGGGCTTTGGCGTCGGCACCGACGTGGTGCGGCGGGTGCTGCGGAGCCGCGGCTGCCCCTCACCGCGCCGCCGGCTGCGGCAGGACCAGCGGGCGCTGAGCGCTGCCGCCAcggcaccggcaccgggcaCCGGGGACGGGCGTGAGGTGCGCGCCCCCGACGGGACGCTCTTGTACCGGCTGCCGCGGGGCTGGGGCGGGCCGGGGCCCGGCGTGCAATAA
- the NGRN gene encoding neugrin isoform X3 has translation MAAADGGGGGNMGPGPPPGTPPGEEAAGAAALPDRPAAPTGPEPRRKRSVPSINLSGCKYESVRRAAQHCGLKEAGENEEWTVYWTDSAVTLERLMEMKRFQKINHFPGMIELCRKDLLARNLNRMLRLFPKEYNIFPRTWCLPAESIKKTRTFICKPDNSCQGRGIFITHHPEEIKHGERMICQQYISEPFLIDGFKFDMRIYVLVTSCDPLRIFVYKEGLARFATMRYIDHSTKNLGDICMHLTNYAINKHNENFVKDDMVGSKRKLSTLNAWMAEHSYDTSKLWADIDDIVIKTLISAHPVLKHHYQSCFSSHPTGCACFEILGFDILLDRRLKPWLLEVNHSPSFNTDSQLDHEVKDALLCDTLNLINVHACDRKKVLEEDKRRVKERLLQANQIPRESRRREQESSQAAWLAQAETYENEHLGGFRRIYPAPGTEKYEPFFQQSRSIFQETVASKAREEYARQQLEVMRLKNEKLEAAIRKKKAERMQNRSTAPTIHLTHRSTKAWDGKVQRRQYNSMQPQDIVEHEEKRRVNALLQREKLIRHLGITEQLSRLLPTADTQGSCVLQKQLQFPWDLLRDHNTHDLMMLISLLGVPAQPLGHRIMPSPRAQALPRHSPGPDPNDIKTLCIQGRSVPYHARQEGPRAAATQPCAQPKGLQLCDQQLPGIGTQAEGYDVGSLSSSDEGSCPPASPASPGQGDGIFHCAVVPELPITTAAHAQHTHGSHHGRASQCQCVTPRQDLTPCQSLTHSQHEKHRARRRRAAARMERLRRELGGGRRAPDRSLTWQAMEQLRFLRQELPEEWPLERLAQGFGVGTDVVRRVLRSRGCPSPRRRLRQDQRALSAAATAPAPGTGDGREVRAPDGTLLYRLPRGWGGPGPGVQ, from the exons ATGGCGGCGGCGgacggcggcggcggggggaACATGGGCCCGGGCCCACCCCCGGGAACCCCTCCGGGCGAGGAGGCGGCTGGCGCCGCGGCCCTCCCGGACCGTCCCGCTGCCCCCACCGGACCCGAGCCACGGAGGAAGCGCAG TGTCCCCTCCATCAACCTGAGCGGCTGCAAGTACGAGAGTG TGCGGCGGGCGGCGCAGCACTGCGGGCTgaaggaagcaggagaaaatgAGGAGTGGACAGTGTACTGGACAGACAGCGCCGTCACTTTGGAGCGCCTCATGGAAATGAAGCGCTTCCAG AAAATCAACCACTTCCCAGGCATGATTGAGCTGTGCCGCAAGGACCTGCTGGCTCGAAACCTGAACCGCATGCTGCGGCTCTTCCCCAAGGAGTACAACATCTTCCCCCGCACGTGGTGCCTGCCAGCCGA AtccataaagaaaacaagaacatttaTCTGCAAGCCTGACAACAGCTGCCAGGGAAGAGGGATCTTCATAACCCACCATCCGGAGGAGATCAAGCACGGGGAACGCATGATCTGTCAGCAGTACATCTCTGAG CCCTTCCTCATCGATGGCTTCAAGTTTGACATGCGCATTTATGTGCTGGTCACGTCCTGTGACCCACTGAGGATTTTTGTCTACAAGGAGGGCCTTGCCCGGTTTGCCACCATGAGGTACATCGATCACAGCACGAAAAACCTG GGTGACATCTGCATGCACCTGACCAATTATGCAATCAACAAACACAATGAGAACTTTGTCAAGGATGACATGGTGGGCAGCAAGAG GAAGCTGTCCACTCTGAATGCCTGGATGGCAGAGCACAGCTATGACACATCAAAGCTCTGGGCAGATATTGATGACATTGTTATCAAGACACTGATTTCGGCTCACCCTGTGCTGAAACACCATTAccagagctgcttctccagccaCCCTACTGGCTGCGCCTGCTTTGAAATCCTGGGCTTTGATATTTTGCTGGATAGAAGGCTGAAGCCATGGTTGCTGGAG GTGAACCACTCTCCCAGCTTCAACACGGATTCTCAGCTAGACCATGAGGTGAAGGATGCCCTTCTGTGTGACACCCTCAACCTGATCAATGTGCACGCCTGCGACAGAAAGAAGGTGCTGGAGGAAGACAAGCGGCGGGTAAAGGAACGGCTCCTTCAGGCCAATCAGATTCCCCGTGAGTCCAG gcgcagggagcaggagagcagccaggctgcctggctggcacaggctgAAACCTACGAGAACGAGCACCTGGGGGGGTTCCGACGCATCTacccagctcctgggacagagaAGTATGAGCCAttcttccagcagagcaggtcCATCTTCCAGGAAACAGTAGCATCCAAGGCACGAGAAGAGTATGCCAG gcagcagctggaggtgatgcgcctgaaaaatgaaaagctggaaGCTGCCatcaggaagaagaaagcagaaagaatgcAGAATAGAAGCACAGCTCCTACAATCCACCTCACCCACAGAAGCACTAAGGCATGGGATGGAAAG GTGCAGCGCAGGCAGTACAACTCCATGCAGCCCCAGGACATTGTGGAACATGAAGAGAAGAGGAGAGTGAATGCTCTGCTGCAGCGTGAGAAGCTGATCCGACACCTGGGCATCACCGAGCAGCTTTCCCggctgctccccacagctgaCACCCAGGGATCCTGTGTGCTCCAGAAACAG ctgcagtttcCCTGGGATCTCCTCAGGGACCACAACACCCACGATTTAATGATGCTTATCTCACTCCTGGGAgtcccagctcagcccttgGGACACAGGATCATGCCCAGCCCTAGAGCCCAGGCCCTGCCACGGCACAGCCCAGGCCCAGATCCCAATGACATCAAGACCCTGTGCATTCAAGGCCGGAGTGTCCCGTACCACGCACGGCAGGAGGGCCCCCGGGCAGCAGccacccagccctgtgcccaaCCTAaggggctgcagctgtgtgaccagcagctccctggcattGGAACCCAGGCTGAAGGCT ATGATGTCGGTAGTCTGTCATCCTCCGATGAAGGCAGCTGTCCCCCGGcttccccagccagcccagggcagggtgatGGCATCTTCCACTGTGCTGTGGTCCCGGAGCTTCCCATCACCACTGCCGCTCACGCACAGCACACACATGGCTCACATCATGGCAGAGCCTCACAATGCCAGTGCGTCACACCACGCCAGGACCTCACCCCATGCCAGAGCCTCACGCATTCACAGCATGAAAAGCACAG GGctcggcggcggcgggcggcggcgcggaTGGAGCGGCTGCGGCGGGAGCTGGGCGGGGGCCGCAGAGCCCCCGATCGCTCCCTGACCTGGCAGGCGATGGAGCAGCTGCG GTTCCTGCGGCAGGAGCTGCCCGAGGAGTGGCCTCTGGAGCGCCTGGCCCAGGGCTTTGGCGTCGGCACCGACGTGGTGCGGCGGGTGCTGCGGAGCCGCGGCTGCCCCTCACCGCGCCGCCGGCTGCGGCAGGACCAGCGGGCGCTGAGCGCTGCCGCCAcggcaccggcaccgggcaCCGGGGACGGGCGTGAGGTGCGCGCCCCCGACGGGACGCTCTTGTACCGGCTGCCGCGGGGCTGGGGCGGGCCGGGGCCCGGCGTGCAATAA